In the genome of Choristoneura fumiferana chromosome 21, NRCan_CFum_1, whole genome shotgun sequence, the window tcctagaacacaactgacgtcgcctgtcacgctacaaacatcaaccattttgctttacattgcttcttcgaataaatttttaagtgtaggtaataaatttttttttttttaaaagtcgctgagcttatgttgtttattttgacgaGTAGGtatgatttatgttttaatagtttgctcatattacaggccacacccggtatacgcgtggacttgagaacctcctccatttttttcgtcggttgaaAAATGTATCACTCGCTCATATTTATCATAAATGTCAATATCTATACTTGCAGGtagataatttaaaaactttattttggaaataatcTATGCTATTGGCTGTAATTAGACAATGAAACCATCTCACCAAGAGTTGgaataggtgaaaaacttattAATGCGGCCATTTACGAacgttattatattattgtctTATGATACTATTGATTTAACTTACAAAAGACATCAGTACCAGCGCCAATTAAGAGGCATATAAAGATCCATCGCGATAGATTAATACCATGTTGTAGAATATGACTGTGAGCCTCAGTGCGAGGAAAGTCTCCTTTTATGACCTGATCGATCAATTTGCTTAAAAGGTCTCGACGAAAGAGCAAATCCGCCAGCTTGATTGAAGCTAGTGACTCCGTCATCATTAAGTTGACACTGGGAACAAagatcgttttttttaaaaacaaacgtaaaaaaaatcgttttactTCATTCTGTGATATGTTAAAACCTTTTATTAGTTAGTAGTAGTATGTTATAATTTGCGATTGGATAGGCTGTTTACCAGCTAATTTGATTTGAAGACTTTCCCTGGTGAAAAAAAAGAACATAGCAATTTAAAAGTGTAGGGGATTTGACTTAAATATGACTTTGTACGAACGTttcattatcaattactgagggtgtagggtagggtagggttgatcacgtctcccgaatcatcccgtaggtatacaaaaaaaaatattgcaattgTTTGTTACCTTGATGCTAGACTCAGGATCTCATATTTTCCTGACAGGAGTAATTTAACAAGATAAGCCATTTGGCCCATAGGCGGAATAGTAAAGACCACGATACCGGAGGCTACCCTTACAAAAACGTGCAACCAGAACTGAACAGACAACGTAGGGTAGGGTATGTAGAACCAAAGCCCGAACCACTTTAAACTATTTACGTTTAAGGACACTAGTTGGTAAAAGTCAATCTGCTTTGGTGGCTTCATGGCGAGGAATACGCTTAAAAAGAACGTGTAGATACCTAAATTAAACTAGGACAACATTTCTTTACGGCGTATATACGCTTTAAGAGTATTCCgtacatatttaaaataaaattggataCAGTAAAATGTAGACAATTATTTAGTCAAGTTaactgcatttaattaaattttttaactgttttatttgtagatttgatgtcaattttattatattacgtaTTGGCAACAAAAATCTTGGATTAGATTATAAAAAACAGCATATTCGTAAACCTTTAAAGGAATTCTAATTTCTAAGAAATTAAGAGCTATTATATTAATTAGATAATTGTTTAacggtacattttttttaaattgttctaATTATCACAAAATTTGTCCCTAGAACGATTAATATACAGCTGTACGGAAAGAAAACATTTCagataaaatatgaaatgtgaATTTATCTCCGTTTGTACATAAATCAAATTTTTGAGCTCTTGACAAATATGATATTGAGTAACTTTAACACTTCAAAACTCCACGAACGCTTTGGAAGTTGACATCTCTGTTGAGATCGTTCATTTACATTTAAGTACTTTCGTTTAACAAAGCAAATATAAACCAAACAAATTTATCACGAGGCACAGACGGACGTCTGCGACAACTTTACTACTGCTTTaaagttttatgaatatttaAGTATTCGCTACTTTCTCCGAGACATTAAGGTGGAGTTTTATGAAATCAACTTATAATCGTCCAATATACATATAACAGACGATAATTATGTAG includes:
- the LOC141439989 gene encoding uncharacterized protein — protein: MKPPKQIDFYQLVSLNVNSLKWFGLWFYIPYPTLSVQFWLHVFVRVASGIVVFTIPPMGQMAYLVKLLLSGKYEILSLASSVNLMMTESLASIKLADLLFRRDLLSKLIDQVIKGDFPRTEAHSHILQHGINLSRWIFICLLIGAGTDVFCKLNQ